In Acidobacteriota bacterium, one genomic interval encodes:
- a CDS encoding CRTAC1 family protein — translation MPSTRLLSFTLMALTAASLGSGLHGQAPAGAGVAFTDVTTASGVSFRHVTGAFGRKYLPETMGSGVAVLDFDNDGRQDLFFVNSTSWPGQPAARSLPALYRNAGNGRFTDVTRAAGLATRMYGMGVTAGDYDNDGFVDLFVTGVGGNRLYRNTGKGAFQDVTQKAGLTRAGFSASAAWLDYDRDGRLDLFVTNYVEWTVATDRHCSLDGKTKSYCTPEAYKGATPFLFRNRGNGTFEDVTTKAGVHDPASKGLGVALIDFNADGWIDILVANDTQPNRLYRNTGKGTFVDEGVASGVAFNDAGVARAGMGIDAADFDGTGRQGVVIGNFSNEMLALYRNEGDGLFVDEAPATSLGRDSLLTLTFACFFVDIDNDGLLDIFAANGHVADDIARAQSRVTYAQPAHLFRNMGRTRFQDLARAIPALAQPIVGRGAAHLDIYNDGDQDLVITTSNGPARVLRNDSRGGQALRLSLVGGPSNRSAIGAVVRVTAGGRTRMAMVKTGSSYLSQSELPVTFGLGPATRVEQVEVRWPNGGVERLGAQQAGQTLVVTEGRGITGRVPFRR, via the coding sequence ATGCCCTCCACGCGACTGCTCTCGTTCACGCTGATGGCGCTCACCGCCGCCAGCCTCGGTTCCGGCCTTCACGGACAGGCGCCCGCCGGTGCCGGCGTGGCATTCACTGACGTCACGACCGCCTCGGGCGTCAGCTTCCGTCATGTGACGGGCGCGTTCGGCCGCAAGTACCTGCCCGAGACGATGGGGTCGGGCGTGGCAGTGCTCGACTTCGACAACGATGGACGCCAGGATCTGTTCTTTGTGAACAGCACCTCGTGGCCGGGACAGCCCGCGGCGCGCAGCCTGCCGGCGCTCTACCGCAACGCCGGAAACGGCCGCTTCACCGACGTCACGCGCGCGGCGGGCCTTGCCACACGCATGTACGGCATGGGCGTCACGGCGGGCGACTACGACAACGACGGGTTCGTCGACCTCTTCGTGACGGGCGTCGGTGGCAATCGCCTCTACCGCAACACCGGCAAGGGTGCGTTCCAGGACGTGACTCAGAAGGCCGGGCTCACGCGCGCCGGCTTCTCCGCGAGCGCGGCGTGGCTCGACTACGACAGGGACGGGCGCCTCGATCTGTTCGTGACCAACTACGTGGAATGGACGGTCGCCACCGACCGACACTGCTCGCTCGACGGCAAGACGAAGTCCTACTGCACGCCGGAGGCCTACAAGGGCGCGACGCCATTCCTGTTCCGGAATCGCGGCAACGGGACGTTCGAGGACGTCACCACGAAGGCGGGCGTGCACGATCCGGCGAGCAAGGGTCTCGGCGTCGCCCTGATCGACTTCAACGCCGACGGCTGGATCGACATCCTGGTCGCCAACGACACGCAGCCCAATCGCCTGTATCGGAACACGGGCAAGGGTACGTTCGTGGACGAGGGCGTCGCGTCGGGCGTGGCGTTCAACGACGCGGGCGTCGCGCGCGCGGGCATGGGCATCGACGCGGCGGACTTCGACGGCACCGGCCGGCAGGGCGTGGTCATCGGCAACTTCTCGAACGAGATGCTGGCGCTCTATCGCAACGAGGGCGACGGACTGTTCGTGGACGAGGCGCCGGCGACCAGTCTCGGCCGCGACTCGCTGCTCACGCTGACGTTCGCGTGCTTCTTCGTGGACATCGACAACGACGGCCTGCTCGACATCTTCGCGGCCAACGGCCATGTCGCCGACGACATCGCCCGGGCGCAGTCGCGCGTGACGTACGCGCAGCCCGCCCACTTGTTCCGTAACATGGGGCGCACGCGCTTCCAGGATCTCGCACGCGCCATTCCCGCACTGGCGCAGCCGATCGTGGGCCGCGGCGCGGCGCACCTCGACATCTACAACGACGGCGACCAGGACCTCGTGATCACCACGAGCAACGGCCCGGCGCGCGTGCTGCGCAACGACTCCCGCGGCGGTCAGGCGCTGCGTCTGTCGCTCGTCGGCGGTCCGTCGAACCGATCGGCGATCGGCGCGGTGGTGCGCGTGACGGCTGGCGGCAGGACGCGCATGGCGATGGTCAAGACGGGCTCCAGTTACCTGTCGCAGAGCGAACTGCCCGTCACGTTCGGGCTCGGACCGGCCACGCGCGTCGAGCAGGTCGAAGTGCGGTGGCCAAACGGCGGCGTCGAACGACTCGGCGCGCAGCAGGCGGGCCAGACGCTCGTGGTCACCGAAGGACGCGGCATCACGGGGCGCGTCCCGTTCCGTCGCTGA
- the uvrA gene encoding excinuclease ABC subunit UvrA, with product MTFDERISVRGARVHNLKNIDVDLPRDRLVVITGLSGSGKSSLAFDTIYAEGQRRYVESMSAYARQFLEQMEKPDVDLIDGLSPAISIEQKTTASNPRSTVGTVTEIYDYLRLLFANLGDPHCPRCGQPIASQSVDRILDLARQFPGDERINVLAPVVRGRKGEFKKELAAWRQRGFTRARVDGELCSLEDDIVLDKRRNHTIDVVVDRLIVKPGMERRLGESIETALALADDLVIINTWDGGDRLFSRRLACADCGISVPELTPRAFSFNSPHGACAGCQGLGSVYDFDPDRVIPDPGLSLSEGAVEPWARGDAKSIATALARLHEAHGIDPAVPVRKLTRKQRDVLLFGAPGAPAASSKRKKTPADPFGADFEGLLPNLRRRYEAGTWSDREALEPYRALSTCQACEGARLKPESRAVRVKGHTIVDLTALPVSESSLVFDAMELAPREELIAGRILKEIRERLRFLNDVGVGYLTLARSAATLSGGEGQRIRLATQIGSSLSGVLYVLDEPSIGLHQRDNRRLLHTLERLRDLGNTVLVVEHDEETIRTADYVVDLGPGAGEHGGELLFQGTPASLIAEAPGSVTGEYLRGEKTIAAPRTRRRAGQAVLRVTGARENNLQGLDVNFPLGLFIAVTGVSGSGKSTLVNEIVYKRLAKELYRATDPPGAHDRIDGLQHVDKVIQIDQSPIGRTPRSNPATYIGLFTFIRDLFAMLPESRQRGYKPGRFSFNVKGGRCEACQGDGVMAIEMHFLPDVYVTCEQCKGRRYNRETLEVRYRGKSIADVLELTVDQALPLLESFPSIANKLRTLQQVGLGYVELGQSATTLSGGEAQRVKLAKELSRRGTGRTLYILDEPTTGLHFEDVARLLDVLHQLVEQGNTIVVIEHNLDVIRSADHVIDLGPEGGRGGGHVVAQGTPEQVARVRGSHTGAFLAESSMAPTGRRGRSRDVSVVA from the coding sequence ATGACCTTCGACGAGCGCATCTCGGTGCGCGGCGCGCGCGTCCACAACCTGAAGAACATCGACGTCGATCTCCCTCGCGATCGACTCGTGGTCATCACCGGCCTTTCGGGGTCGGGCAAGTCCTCGCTCGCCTTCGACACCATCTACGCCGAAGGGCAGCGGCGCTACGTGGAGTCGATGTCGGCGTACGCGCGCCAGTTCCTGGAGCAGATGGAGAAGCCCGACGTCGACCTCATCGACGGGCTCTCGCCGGCCATCTCCATCGAGCAGAAGACCACGGCGTCCAACCCGCGATCGACGGTGGGCACCGTCACCGAGATCTACGACTACCTCCGCCTGCTCTTTGCCAACCTCGGCGATCCGCACTGCCCGCGGTGCGGACAGCCGATCGCGAGCCAGTCGGTGGACCGCATCCTCGACCTCGCACGCCAGTTCCCGGGCGATGAGCGCATCAACGTGCTGGCGCCCGTGGTGCGCGGCCGCAAGGGCGAGTTCAAGAAGGAGCTGGCGGCGTGGCGGCAGCGCGGCTTCACGCGCGCCCGCGTCGATGGCGAGCTCTGCTCGCTCGAGGACGACATCGTCCTCGACAAGCGCCGTAACCACACGATCGACGTCGTGGTGGATCGCCTCATCGTGAAGCCGGGGATGGAGCGGCGGCTCGGCGAGTCGATCGAGACGGCCCTTGCGCTCGCCGACGACCTCGTCATCATCAACACGTGGGACGGCGGCGACCGCCTGTTCTCGCGACGGCTCGCATGCGCCGACTGCGGCATCAGCGTGCCGGAACTCACGCCGCGCGCGTTCTCGTTCAATTCTCCGCACGGCGCATGTGCAGGCTGCCAGGGTCTTGGCTCGGTGTACGACTTCGATCCGGATCGCGTGATCCCCGATCCCGGGTTGTCGTTATCCGAGGGCGCCGTCGAACCGTGGGCGCGCGGCGACGCGAAGTCGATCGCGACGGCGCTCGCGCGCCTGCACGAGGCGCACGGCATCGACCCCGCCGTCCCCGTGCGCAAGCTGACGCGGAAGCAGCGCGACGTCCTGCTCTTCGGCGCACCGGGTGCACCTGCCGCGTCTTCGAAGCGTAAGAAGACGCCTGCCGATCCGTTCGGCGCCGATTTCGAAGGCCTGCTGCCGAACCTGCGCAGGCGCTACGAGGCCGGCACCTGGAGCGATCGCGAGGCGCTCGAGCCGTATCGTGCGCTGTCGACGTGCCAGGCGTGCGAAGGCGCGAGACTGAAACCCGAGAGCCGCGCGGTGCGCGTCAAAGGCCACACGATCGTCGATCTCACGGCGCTGCCCGTGAGCGAGTCGTCGCTCGTGTTCGACGCCATGGAACTGGCGCCGCGCGAGGAGCTGATCGCCGGGCGCATCCTCAAGGAGATTCGCGAACGTCTGCGCTTCCTGAACGACGTGGGCGTCGGCTATCTCACGCTGGCGCGATCGGCGGCGACGCTGTCGGGCGGCGAAGGGCAGCGCATCAGGCTCGCCACGCAGATCGGATCGAGCCTGAGCGGCGTGCTGTACGTGCTCGACGAACCGTCCATCGGCCTGCACCAGCGCGACAACCGCCGGCTGTTGCACACGCTCGAACGCCTGCGCGATCTGGGCAACACCGTGCTCGTGGTGGAACACGACGAGGAGACGATCCGCACGGCCGACTATGTCGTGGACCTCGGTCCGGGTGCCGGCGAGCACGGCGGCGAGCTGCTGTTCCAGGGTACGCCCGCGTCGCTCATCGCCGAGGCGCCCGGTAGCGTGACGGGTGAGTACCTGCGCGGCGAGAAGACGATTGCCGCCCCGCGTACGCGCCGCCGCGCGGGCCAGGCCGTGCTGCGCGTCACCGGGGCGCGCGAGAACAACCTGCAGGGGCTCGACGTGAACTTTCCGCTGGGCCTGTTCATCGCCGTCACGGGCGTCAGCGGATCCGGCAAGAGCACGCTCGTCAACGAGATCGTGTACAAGCGCCTTGCGAAGGAACTGTATCGGGCGACGGACCCGCCCGGCGCGCACGACAGGATCGACGGGCTGCAGCACGTCGACAAGGTGATCCAGATCGATCAGTCGCCGATCGGCCGCACGCCGCGGAGCAACCCGGCCACCTACATCGGCCTGTTCACGTTCATCAGGGATCTGTTCGCGATGCTGCCCGAATCGCGCCAGCGTGGCTACAAACCGGGGCGGTTCTCGTTCAACGTCAAGGGTGGCCGCTGCGAAGCGTGTCAGGGCGACGGCGTGATGGCCATCGAGATGCACTTCCTGCCCGATGTGTACGTGACGTGCGAGCAATGCAAGGGCCGGCGTTACAACCGCGAGACGCTCGAGGTGCGCTATCGCGGGAAGTCGATCGCCGACGTGCTCGAGCTCACGGTCGATCAGGCGCTGCCGCTGCTCGAGAGCTTCCCGTCGATCGCCAACAAGCTGCGGACGCTGCAGCAGGTGGGCCTCGGGTACGTCGAACTGGGGCAGTCGGCCACGACGCTGAGTGGTGGCGAAGCACAGCGGGTGAAGCTGGCCAAGGAGCTGTCGCGACGCGGCACGGGCCGCACGCTCTACATCCTCGACGAGCCGACGACGGGGTTGCACTTCGAGGACGTGGCGCGTCTGCTCGACGTGCTGCACCAACTCGTCGAGCAGGGCAACACCATCGTCGTGATCGAGCACAACCTCGACGTCATCCGATCGGCCGATCACGTGATCGACCTCGGACCGGAGGGCGGACGGGGCGGGGGACACGTGGTGGCGCAAGGTACACCTGAGCAGGTGGCGCGCGTCAGGGGGTCGCATACGGGGGCGTTTCTGGCCGAATCGTCAATGGCCCCTACAGGTCGACGAGGACGGAGCCGAGACGTCAGTGTGGTTGCCTAG
- a CDS encoding response regulator transcription factor has protein sequence MPNVVRVILVDDHALVRQGFRRILEEEPGIAVVGEAGNAQDGVALARRERPDVVLMDMSMPDANGIHAAREILRERPETRILVLSMYSDAQYVRSALDAGVSGYILKSALETDLTRAVRAVAAGQQYLSPELSHVLIRALRDKQDAPDDGDTFDKLTQREKQVLQFIARGKSNKEIAAILNLSVNTVAVHRANLMSTLGVHKAAELVLYAVRKGLVIPE, from the coding sequence GTGCCAAACGTGGTTCGCGTAATCCTGGTGGATGACCATGCCCTCGTGAGACAGGGCTTCCGGCGGATTCTCGAGGAAGAGCCAGGCATCGCCGTCGTCGGTGAAGCCGGCAACGCGCAGGACGGCGTGGCGCTCGCGCGACGCGAGCGTCCCGACGTGGTGTTGATGGACATGTCGATGCCAGACGCCAACGGCATCCACGCCGCCCGCGAGATCCTGCGCGAGCGTCCCGAGACGCGCATCCTCGTCCTGAGCATGTATTCCGACGCGCAGTACGTCCGCAGCGCGCTCGACGCCGGCGTCTCGGGCTACATCCTCAAGAGCGCGCTCGAAACAGACCTCACGCGCGCAGTGCGTGCCGTGGCGGCGGGTCAGCAGTACCTGAGTCCCGAGCTCTCGCACGTGCTGATTCGTGCGTTGCGGGACAAGCAGGACGCGCCTGATGACGGCGACACGTTCGACAAGCTGACGCAGCGCGAGAAGCAGGTGCTGCAGTTCATCGCGCGCGGCAAGTCGAACAAGGAGATCGCCGCGATCCTCAACCTGTCGGTGAACACGGTGGCCGTGCATCGCGCCAACCTGATGAGCACCCTCGGCGTCCACAAGGCCGCCGAACTGGTGCTGTATGCCGTGCGCAAGGGACTTGTCATTCCTGAGTAG
- a CDS encoding sensor histidine kinase → MTEDAPAVSAAPRRPIAWLVAGVFVAALVVVSVSLYARREVAGLRDEQVALLERQRLDTLQLIRIDNNLTTLTETLRDMTDGSEPYPLSAWQQTFDRLHVDLDQALARERELAPAARPEAQARQLEEAVRRLWAALDSGFAAAKAGREADARAIFRSDASSRQAELAHQVSQLLIENTRVDDAGTARARGVYDAVRRQILWTAVGLVVALLAAGATVVRAVHRSIVALERESAARRALSWQMIRLQEDVQAGLARELHDEFGQVLTALGFGLSRTKRHVEQQAPSADVAGQLSELQGLAGQVLDGIRQRSRALHPVVLDDFGFEHALRSHVELVSRQTGLPIEVTTSGDLATLPPETATHLYRILQESLTNVVRHSGASEVAVTATRDATGATLTVDDDGRGVEETRPASPGLGLTSMRERAALIGGSFRIGVSPLGGTRVAVRVPVGNARGWPV, encoded by the coding sequence GTGACAGAGGATGCGCCAGCCGTCAGCGCCGCGCCACGCCGCCCGATCGCGTGGCTCGTGGCCGGCGTGTTCGTGGCGGCGCTCGTCGTCGTCAGCGTGTCGCTGTACGCGCGACGCGAGGTCGCCGGGCTGCGTGACGAACAGGTGGCGTTGCTCGAGCGGCAGCGTCTCGACACGCTGCAGCTCATTCGCATCGACAACAACCTGACGACGCTGACCGAGACGCTGCGCGACATGACGGACGGCAGCGAGCCGTATCCGTTGTCGGCCTGGCAGCAGACGTTCGACCGCCTGCACGTCGACCTGGATCAGGCACTCGCGCGCGAGCGCGAACTGGCACCGGCGGCACGGCCGGAAGCGCAGGCGCGCCAGCTCGAAGAGGCGGTGCGGCGGTTGTGGGCGGCGCTCGACAGCGGATTCGCGGCGGCGAAGGCCGGCCGTGAGGCGGATGCCCGGGCGATCTTCAGGTCCGACGCGTCATCGCGTCAGGCGGAACTCGCGCACCAGGTGTCGCAGCTCCTCATCGAGAACACGCGCGTCGACGATGCGGGGACGGCGCGGGCACGCGGGGTGTACGACGCGGTGCGACGACAGATCCTGTGGACGGCGGTGGGGCTCGTTGTTGCGCTGCTCGCCGCCGGTGCCACTGTCGTGCGCGCGGTCCATCGCAGCATCGTCGCGCTCGAGCGGGAATCGGCGGCGCGTCGCGCACTGTCGTGGCAGATGATCCGTCTCCAGGAAGACGTGCAGGCCGGCCTCGCGCGTGAGTTGCACGACGAGTTCGGACAGGTCCTCACGGCACTCGGGTTCGGGCTTTCGCGCACGAAGCGGCACGTGGAGCAGCAGGCGCCGTCGGCGGATGTGGCGGGACAGCTCTCGGAGTTGCAGGGCCTCGCCGGACAGGTGCTCGACGGCATCCGGCAACGGTCGCGCGCGCTGCATCCCGTGGTGCTCGACGACTTCGGCTTCGAGCACGCGTTGCGATCGCACGTGGAACTCGTGTCGAGGCAGACGGGGCTGCCGATCGAGGTGACGACCTCGGGTGATCTGGCCACCCTGCCACCCGAGACGGCGACGCACTTGTATCGCATCCTCCAGGAGTCGCTCACGAACGTGGTGCGGCACTCGGGGGCATCGGAAGTGGCGGTCACCGCCACGCGCGACGCGACGGGAGCGACGCTGACGGTGGACGATGATGGACGTGGCGTGGAGGAGACGCGACCGGCGTCTCCGGGGCTCGGCCTGACCAGCATGCGCGAGCGCGCGGCGCTGATCGGCGGGTCGTTCCGGATAGGCGTGAGTCCACTGGGCGGCACGCGCGTCGCGGTGCGCGTGCCCGTGGGCAACGCGCGTGGTTGGCCCGTGTGA
- a CDS encoding CRTAC1 family protein codes for MPGVLGSILVVGMAAVLVAQEGARVVLVDVTREAGIAARHDNGAAGRKLLPETMGAGAAFFDYDNDGDEDLLLVNGLFPGGGGGRYATLYRNDGAGRFEDVTDSVGLRPSAGNRQPAIGTRTVRAGTGQRAPGTGPTPAARRRGDQAGASLPSDGGHGSQPLADSDPPLRYGMGVAAADMDNDGWTDIVLTSVGGVTLFRNDRGTRFVDVTTQAGLGGRQGFSTCAVWVDVDRDGLVDLLVCNYVQWSRDTDLFCSANGTQKTYCTPQAYRGSTSWLFRNLGRGKFEDITARAGLFDVTGKALGATVLDHDGDGWPDIFIANDTVPNRLYRNNHDGTFTELGLQSGVAFSNDGRARAGMGVDAADVDNSGRASVAVTNFSGEMLGLFVPQEPGVYVDTAPGNAVGRATRQTLGWGCFFFDVNLDGWQDLLVINGQLDAMFARTPGGAFAPHLFLNRQGRFEDVAASVGGAFAAPRIGRGAAFADIDNDGDPDVVVTSNGGMAQLFRNDTAPRGGVVRLRLKGVDANRDAIGTRVTGIVNGQTASRLVRTGSSYLSQSELVLSFGLGAAPALDDVVVEWPGRPRQRLGRLAAGFVYDVVEGRGVTGRTAFRR; via the coding sequence ATGCCAGGAGTGCTGGGGAGCATTCTTGTCGTTGGTATGGCCGCGGTGCTCGTGGCGCAGGAGGGGGCGCGGGTGGTGCTCGTCGACGTGACGCGTGAGGCGGGGATCGCCGCGCGACACGACAACGGCGCCGCGGGACGCAAGCTCCTGCCCGAGACGATGGGGGCCGGGGCGGCGTTCTTCGACTACGACAACGACGGCGACGAGGACCTGCTCCTGGTGAACGGGCTGTTCCCCGGTGGAGGCGGCGGTCGCTACGCCACGCTGTATCGCAACGACGGTGCGGGACGGTTCGAAGACGTCACGGACAGCGTCGGCCTGCGGCCGTCGGCCGGTAACCGGCAACCGGCAATCGGCACCCGGACAGTCCGGGCGGGCACCGGGCAGCGGGCACCGGGCACCGGGCCCACGCCTGCGGCGCGGCGGCGCGGCGATCAAGCCGGCGCATCGCTCCCGTCAGATGGAGGCCATGGCTCTCAACCCCTGGCGGACAGCGACCCGCCCCTGCGTTACGGCATGGGGGTGGCGGCGGCGGACATGGACAACGATGGGTGGACCGACATCGTGCTCACGTCCGTCGGCGGGGTGACGCTCTTTCGCAACGACCGCGGGACACGGTTCGTCGACGTGACGACGCAGGCGGGGCTTGGCGGGCGGCAGGGGTTCAGCACGTGCGCCGTGTGGGTGGACGTCGATCGCGACGGCCTCGTGGACCTGCTCGTGTGCAACTACGTGCAGTGGTCGCGCGACACCGACCTGTTCTGCAGCGCCAACGGCACGCAGAAGACGTACTGCACGCCGCAGGCCTATCGCGGCAGCACATCGTGGCTGTTCCGCAACCTGGGCCGCGGGAAATTCGAGGACATCACCGCCCGCGCCGGCCTGTTCGACGTGACGGGCAAGGCGCTCGGCGCAACGGTGCTCGACCACGACGGCGACGGATGGCCTGACATCTTCATCGCCAACGACACGGTGCCCAACCGTCTCTATCGCAACAACCACGACGGCACATTCACCGAACTCGGCCTCCAGAGCGGCGTGGCGTTCAGCAACGACGGGCGCGCGCGCGCGGGCATGGGCGTGGACGCCGCCGACGTCGACAATTCCGGCCGCGCGTCGGTGGCCGTCACCAATTTCTCGGGCGAGATGCTCGGGTTGTTCGTGCCGCAGGAGCCCGGCGTGTACGTGGACACGGCCCCCGGCAACGCCGTCGGCCGCGCCACGCGCCAGACGCTCGGCTGGGGCTGCTTCTTCTTCGACGTGAACCTCGACGGCTGGCAGGACCTGCTCGTGATCAACGGGCAGCTCGACGCGATGTTCGCGCGCACCCCGGGCGGTGCGTTCGCGCCGCACCTCTTCCTCAACAGGCAGGGCCGTTTCGAGGACGTCGCCGCCTCGGTTGGCGGGGCCTTCGCGGCCCCGCGGATCGGCAGGGGCGCGGCCTTCGCCGACATCGACAACGACGGCGACCCCGACGTGGTGGTCACCAGCAACGGCGGCATGGCCCAGCTCTTCCGCAATGACACAGCGCCGCGCGGCGGGGTCGTGCGGCTGCGCCTGAAGGGTGTGGACGCCAACAGGGACGCGATCGGCACGCGCGTGACTGGCATCGTGAACGGCCAGACGGCCAGCCGTCTCGTACGGACGGGGTCCAGCTACCTGTCCCAGTCGGAACTCGTGCTGAGCTTCGGCCTCGGTGCCGCCCCTGCGCTGGACGATGTCGTGGTGGAATGGCCGGGCCGGCCGCGCCAACGGCTGGGTCGGCTGGCGGCGGGATTCGTCTACGACGTGGTGGAAGGCAGGGGCGTGACGGGCAGAACGGCCTTCCGGCGCTGA
- a CDS encoding sugar phosphate isomerase/epimerase, giving the protein MSLVKDLSRRQVLYAAGAALSLPLTSMVSVGRAAAAAAGRPLPLKIGVASYSLRKFPQDKAIAALKDLNVGYVTIKDVHLARTDTPEQIRAGAQRFRDAGITIMGGGTLTWKTPDEAAMRKDFEYAKAAGMPLVVCSPAPDTLDVLEKMVKAYDIKAAIHNHGTEDPWWPAPSDVLKRLDGRDPRLGVCMDIGHAVRAGADIVAAVGQAGPRLLDLHIKDLTDTTNRESQVEVGRGVLDVAGVFRELVRTKFNGHVSLEYEIKADDPVSGMLESLSYMRGLAAALA; this is encoded by the coding sequence GTGTCCCTCGTCAAGGATCTTTCTCGTCGGCAGGTGCTGTACGCCGCTGGTGCCGCATTGTCGTTGCCGCTGACGTCGATGGTCTCCGTCGGTCGCGCGGCCGCCGCTGCCGCCGGACGTCCGCTGCCGCTCAAGATTGGCGTCGCGTCGTACTCGCTCCGGAAGTTCCCGCAGGACAAGGCCATCGCGGCGCTGAAAGATCTCAACGTCGGCTACGTCACCATCAAGGACGTCCATCTCGCCCGCACCGACACACCCGAGCAGATTCGTGCGGGAGCTCAACGATTCCGCGACGCGGGCATCACCATCATGGGCGGCGGGACGCTCACCTGGAAGACGCCTGACGAGGCGGCGATGCGCAAGGACTTCGAGTACGCGAAGGCCGCCGGCATGCCCCTCGTGGTCTGCTCGCCCGCGCCCGACACCCTCGACGTGCTCGAGAAGATGGTGAAGGCGTACGACATCAAGGCCGCCATCCACAACCACGGGACCGAGGATCCGTGGTGGCCGGCGCCGTCGGACGTCCTGAAGCGCCTCGACGGCCGCGACCCGCGCTTGGGTGTGTGCATGGACATCGGTCATGCCGTACGTGCCGGTGCCGACATCGTGGCCGCCGTCGGCCAGGCCGGACCGCGGCTCCTCGACCTGCACATCAAGGACCTCACCGACACGACCAATCGGGAGAGCCAGGTCGAAGTGGGCCGTGGCGTGCTCGACGTGGCGGGAGTGTTCAGGGAACTCGTGCGCACGAAGTTCAACGGGCACGTCTCGCTCGAATACGAGATCAAGGCTGACGATCCGGTGTCGGGCATGCTCGAGTCGCTGTCCTACATGCGAGGGCTCGCCGCCGCCCTTGCGTGA